The window GTATAAAGCTACAGCAagtagcttgttagcttagcttggcacaaagactggaaatgggggggTTATGCACCAAATTGTTTCTGGGCTGGGACCAGTTGCCAGTAAACCAGgggactccaggaagttactggtcgCACCCAAGAaatcacttttttctttgttttttgtgcagattaaactaatgaaaaatgaagtgtGTACTGAGCTTTGGAGctgctggtaggcagattttgtgaCCACTGATAAGAGCCAGGCTCTTCCTGttccctgttttcagtctgcgTGCTAAGCTGGCTAACTGGCTGACAGCTGTAGCGTTATGTTTAACAGACAAACATAAGAGTGATACTGATCTTATCAGCTGACTGTCCAGGGGAGTGAAGCTATAGATCAGTCTGGTGATTTATTTAACTTGGACCTGTTAATACTTGTCATTTCATGTGTCTCATATCTGgatttgtattttctgttgttcCCGTgaaatgctgacacacacagtgaaggatGTAGAAATCACTTTATTCATTTACTCAGAGATATTTAGTTCAAAAGCAGGGAAGGATACCTGTTGTGAATTAAAGCACAACTACATGACAGAATTGCAGCTAATCAACAgagaaaaatcacaaatcacaagGGGACAAATTGATCAGATGTGAGAAATATTGACCGTTGCTCTGCTATTGGATCAGACATACTCTGGTCTCACTACAAAGTGGTAGGTGTACTGGTCCTCAGGACAGGGATAGGTAACAACATGGGTCCCATTCATAGTGATATGAGCCAGGTTGACCTTAAAGTCCTGAACCTGACAGATGTACTTGCCTTGGCACATCAACAGGAGCTGGTTACGAAAGAGGACTTTGCTCTGCTGGCTGGTGCGGTCTTGTGTAGTCAGCCTTGCCACAGGGAGCGACTCGCACTTCAGACCTCGGTTTGAGCAGTCACGTTGGCTCTTGAAGACATTTGCCTCCCAGCGAATCTTGTTGTTCTTAAAGATTAGGCTGTTGTGGACAGGTGTGCTGAATGTCTGGCTTACGGTTGGGCTGTGTGGACTGGCAGTGGGATAAGGATAGTAGTGTCCATAGCCATAGTCATAATGAGTCCTGCGGTTGTAAGTAGTAGGATTGCGGGTTCGGACTGGATCTGATTGCTTTTCCTTCGAAGAGGCAATAGCAATGCTCCATGGCTCAGCGGTGTAGATCCTGGGCTGGTAATCATCATCTTCTTTGTTGAACTTTGGGTTGGACGGAAGATTACTGAAGAGCAAAACATTAAACTGGAATGCTTTCAACATGTTTTCACGATACATATTCATATGAGCACTGTAGAGGGAGGTGTTGGACTCCAGTTCATACAGTTTCTCAACGGGGATCATAGGGAAACGAATGAGACTCAACAGTTCAACCTGGGATTTTAAACTGGTCAAGTTGCCCTTCTCTGTGATCCAGCTCTGCACACTCTGAAGCACAAAATACTCATCTGGCACCACTAGGTCAGAGCGAACTAAAAGAGCTCCAAGGAACTCAACGGTGATGCTGGTCCAAGCAGGAGACCTGGTCAGATTTTGGTAATTCCAGGCCAAATACCGTAGACAGTTCTCCTGGAGGACCAAGTCCTCAGTCTCCTTTGCGTACCCGTAAAGGGACACCTGGGTGTGAAACAAGGGGTCCTCTGGGAGGATTTTAGAGAACAGTCGGCCTGtgtcctccatcagctgcttcaCGCCAAACTGAGAAGCCATCCAGTGGAGGCACTGTGCAGAGGAGAAGGTCACATCCATCTTGCGGGTGTAAATGTACCTATTGAGAACCAGATTGGGAAATATTTACTGGATTTTCTAAGCTGTGTTCGAGGATTTTGCTTCCCGTTTACATGCTTAAAAGCGCCTAGGTGACATTTACATGAATTCTGTAACTGAAATCAGTCATAGTTGTCTCTGTATACCTGATGAAGGAGGTGAAATGTGGTTGGCAAGTCTGGCTGATGCTGACCGTGATGCTCGTGGTCCCCTCTGAAGC of the Chaetodon auriga isolate fChaAug3 chromosome 16, fChaAug3.hap1, whole genome shotgun sequence genome contains:
- the lgals3bp.1 gene encoding galectin-3-binding protein B; this encodes MLTHRNLRVLWLLLLLHDCGSALKFNLFRKPGPKEGEVRLFGARSFSEGRVEVYHEGKWGTVCDDGWDMAEAQVVCRQLHFPGAKSVVFGKDYGEASGPVWLDDMSCKGTENQLSACDFKNWGVTDCSHKEDVGVICETTNTTETMADSTHSLDHSIGLSDDLGQIFDSAIGCDFLILVQSVTGNRKEDGTPETVETSICAHKMILSRFPSFNASEGTTSITVSISQTCQPHFTSFIRYIYTRKMDVTFSSAQCLHWMASQFGVKQLMEDTGRLFSKILPEDPLFHTQVSLYGYAKETEDLVLQENCLRYLAWNYQNLTRSPAWTSITVEFLGALLVRSDLVVPDEYFVLQSVQSWITEKGNLTSLKSQVELLSLIRFPMIPVEKLYELESNTSLYSAHMNMYRENMLKAFQFNVLLFSNLPSNPKFNKEDDDYQPRIYTAEPWSIAIASSKEKQSDPVRTRNPTTYNRRTHYDYGYGHYYPYPTASPHSPTVSQTFSTPVHNSLIFKNNKIRWEANVFKSQRDCSNRGLKCESLPVARLTTQDRTSQQSKVLFRNQLLLMCQGKYICQVQDFKVNLAHITMNGTHVVTYPCPEDQYTYHFVVRPEYV